The following are encoded in a window of Roseivirga misakiensis genomic DNA:
- a CDS encoding sulfite exporter TauE/SafE family protein, with protein MLSDLTLLDWSAVIGASFIVGLSKSGIKGISIIIVALLVFVFGAKASTGILLPMLIVGDIFAVIYYHRHAQWKYLIRLLPFMMLGVILGTWVGDQLSEESFRKSMALVIFVSVVFMFWWDRRKSKSVPNHIGFAGIMGLTAGFTTMVGNLAGSFANIFFLAMQLPKNAFIGTTAWLFLIINLFKVPFHIFSWKTITYETIQVSAIAIPAIFIGLFVGIKLLKKINDKLFRQFILFMTALGAVIIYFT; from the coding sequence GTGCTTTCAGATTTAACCCTTTTAGACTGGTCGGCAGTTATTGGAGCCTCATTTATTGTTGGCTTATCTAAGTCAGGCATAAAAGGAATCAGTATAATCATTGTAGCCCTTCTAGTCTTTGTATTTGGGGCAAAAGCATCGACCGGCATACTCCTACCCATGTTGATCGTGGGCGATATTTTCGCAGTCATCTACTACCATCGGCATGCACAATGGAAATATTTGATCCGTTTACTACCTTTTATGATGTTAGGGGTAATTTTAGGCACTTGGGTTGGCGATCAACTTTCTGAGGAAAGTTTTAGAAAGAGCATGGCGCTAGTCATTTTCGTATCTGTCGTTTTTATGTTTTGGTGGGACAGAAGAAAGTCAAAAAGCGTCCCAAACCATATTGGTTTTGCAGGCATTATGGGACTTACAGCAGGTTTCACTACCATGGTAGGCAACCTTGCAGGGTCATTTGCCAACATTTTCTTCTTGGCCATGCAACTACCAAAAAATGCCTTTATCGGCACGACAGCATGGTTATTTTTGATCATCAACCTCTTTAAAGTTCCTTTTCATATTTTCAGCTGGAAAACAATTACCTATGAAACCATACAAGTGAGCGCGATCGCTATTCCGGCCATTTTTATTGGGCTTTTTGTTGGCATCAAGCTATTGAAGAAGATCAACGACAAATTATTTCGCCAATTCATTTTATTTATGACGGCCTTAGGAGCAGTCATTATCTATTTTACATGA
- a CDS encoding TonB-dependent receptor, with protein sequence MIFNLNRFSFFGTLLFLFAYQSAVSQTVAGKVVQEKTSKPVAFANIKLIGQAYRRTSFGVSANEKGEFFLAMKTFPVELEVTAVGYISKKVKIDKPTTNLIIELQPEAIKLEDFVVSAEKVTQEELKSPIQIEKLDISDIKNTASFNFYDAVINLKGVDVATQSIIINSVNARGFNSTTNLRFKQFTDGMDTQAPGLGFSLSNIVGPNSLDVELLELIPGPTTSKYGPGAFNGVLLMTTKNPFDYQGLSFTVKGATIASEEFDTRFFTIGNEFIHDISVRYAKAINDKVAFKINGSRLGGVDFVADNYDNIGPGDSFERTHSLRNQGINGVNVYGDDRAATMVLPRSFNGIDFDSALPIPSERDTVYQVTRQGYEEGQLVDYGVENLKFNGALHVKLSPKTELVAASYYGRASAMITGDDRIALRDFAIYQHKLEVTNEKFNIRAYTTGQNSGDSYNVGKLGESIVEAAKPNEDWFNQYFLLNRAGRGITVSRRTADTAFPRGTFLNRFEAGTPEFDSLRLVIINSQDPDFGAKIFDHSKLYHFESSAKISVGKDYFQDFEMGINARLYDPESNGTIFTDSIGNDVTNFEAGLFVEATRVINDQLEATISGRIDKNENFNVVSTQRLSLVKEIKPNTFFRGSIQTGLRIPNVREQFFNQNIGDLVLVGGLEPVVDQYDLQGNAFLISALDEFNNTVQDISNDDTRFGSGPLNINAIRLENLDILERGIIRDDKFRGIKPERITSLELGYRALVEDKRLFEVIYYINHYRNFIGTTRVVKPRTSPSIDLQLALEQANNPGSSTRFFVSDNAESAIITQGLELVYDVTSDQGTNFAINMTFANILQQNDDPLTPGFNTPPFKLNMTLGNDKMSERLGAQISWRFRSAFEWESSFADGTVPGFNTLDFQFTYSLPKIKSKVRFGGNNVLNNQQFNSFGSPEITSYYYLSFTYGQR encoded by the coding sequence GTGATCTTCAACCTCAATCGCTTTAGCTTTTTCGGTACACTACTTTTCTTGTTCGCATATCAATCCGCAGTCTCTCAAACTGTAGCGGGAAAAGTTGTCCAAGAAAAGACCAGTAAGCCGGTAGCTTTTGCGAATATAAAACTTATAGGCCAGGCTTATAGAAGGACATCATTTGGGGTATCTGCCAATGAAAAAGGTGAGTTCTTTTTAGCAATGAAAACCTTTCCTGTTGAACTTGAGGTAACTGCCGTTGGGTACATTTCAAAAAAGGTGAAGATCGATAAACCAACGACAAATCTGATCATAGAACTTCAACCTGAAGCCATTAAACTAGAGGATTTCGTCGTTTCCGCCGAAAAAGTCACGCAAGAGGAACTAAAATCACCTATTCAAATTGAAAAACTCGACATCTCGGATATCAAAAATACGGCATCATTCAATTTTTATGATGCAGTGATCAACTTGAAAGGTGTCGATGTAGCCACACAAAGTATTATCATAAACTCTGTCAATGCTCGTGGCTTCAACTCCACAACCAATCTTAGGTTCAAGCAATTCACCGATGGCATGGACACTCAAGCTCCTGGCCTAGGTTTTTCACTGTCCAATATAGTTGGGCCAAACAGCCTTGATGTAGAACTCTTAGAACTAATCCCAGGCCCTACTACTTCAAAATATGGCCCGGGTGCCTTTAACGGGGTACTTTTAATGACCACAAAGAATCCTTTCGATTATCAAGGATTGAGCTTTACAGTCAAAGGCGCTACTATTGCATCGGAGGAATTTGACACTAGATTTTTCACCATCGGCAATGAGTTTATTCATGATATATCCGTACGATATGCCAAAGCGATAAATGATAAGGTCGCCTTTAAGATTAATGGATCTAGGTTAGGCGGTGTTGATTTTGTAGCTGACAACTACGACAACATTGGACCTGGTGACTCATTTGAAAGAACCCACTCCTTAAGAAATCAAGGGATTAACGGTGTGAATGTTTATGGTGATGACCGTGCTGCCACAATGGTATTACCCAGATCTTTCAACGGTATAGATTTTGATTCTGCACTGCCTATACCGTCTGAGCGGGACACCGTATATCAGGTAACTCGTCAAGGGTATGAAGAAGGTCAGCTTGTAGATTACGGGGTTGAAAACCTCAAGTTTAACGGGGCACTTCACGTGAAACTTTCGCCGAAAACTGAGCTTGTGGCAGCCTCCTACTACGGACGGGCATCTGCCATGATTACTGGAGATGACAGAATCGCTCTCCGGGATTTCGCTATCTATCAGCACAAATTAGAAGTTACTAATGAGAAGTTCAATATACGGGCCTATACCACAGGCCAAAATTCTGGCGACAGTTACAACGTAGGTAAACTCGGTGAAAGTATCGTAGAAGCAGCCAAACCAAATGAAGATTGGTTCAACCAATATTTTCTACTCAATCGAGCCGGTCGTGGAATCACGGTATCTAGACGGACAGCAGATACAGCTTTTCCAAGAGGAACATTCTTGAACCGATTTGAGGCGGGTACACCAGAATTTGATTCTTTAAGACTCGTCATCATAAACTCTCAAGACCCTGATTTTGGCGCTAAAATTTTTGACCACTCCAAGCTCTATCATTTCGAATCGAGTGCCAAAATTTCAGTTGGTAAAGACTATTTCCAAGATTTCGAAATGGGTATAAATGCCCGTCTTTATGATCCAGAATCTAATGGCACCATCTTTACCGACTCCATTGGCAACGACGTGACTAATTTCGAAGCAGGACTTTTTGTAGAGGCTACTCGAGTAATAAACGATCAACTAGAAGCCACTATCTCTGGTAGAATCGACAAAAACGAAAACTTTAATGTGGTTAGTACTCAGCGACTGTCTCTCGTAAAGGAAATCAAGCCAAATACTTTTTTCAGAGGGTCAATTCAAACTGGTTTGAGAATACCGAACGTAAGAGAGCAATTCTTCAATCAAAACATCGGTGATTTAGTATTAGTAGGCGGATTGGAACCTGTAGTAGATCAATACGACCTCCAAGGAAACGCTTTCCTAATTAGTGCCTTAGATGAGTTTAATAATACCGTTCAAGACATCTCTAATGATGATACCCGCTTTGGATCTGGCCCTTTGAATATAAACGCGATCAGGCTGGAAAACTTAGATATTCTAGAAAGGGGAATCATTAGGGACGATAAATTCAGAGGAATAAAACCCGAAAGAATCACGAGTCTTGAGCTAGGGTACCGAGCGCTTGTTGAAGATAAAAGGTTATTCGAGGTTATCTATTACATCAATCACTACAGGAATTTCATCGGTACTACGCGTGTAGTCAAGCCTAGAACGAGTCCATCAATTGACTTGCAACTTGCCTTAGAGCAAGCGAATAACCCCGGCAGTAGCACTCGATTCTTTGTTAGTGACAATGCTGAAAGTGCCATTATTACTCAAGGACTGGAGCTTGTTTATGACGTAACCAGCGACCAGGGGACCAACTTCGCGATTAACATGACGTTCGCCAACATTCTTCAACAGAATGATGATCCGTTAACTCCGGGTTTTAACACACCTCCATTTAAGCTAAATATGACCTTGGGAAATGATAAAATGAGTGAACGCTTAGGCGCTCAGATTTCATGGAGATTTCGATCGGCTTTTGAATGGGAAAGTTCTTTTGCCGATGGGACTGTACCTGGCTTTAATACGCTCGATTTTCAGTTCACTTACAGCCTGCCAAAAATCAAATCGAAAGTTCGTTTTGGTGGCAATAATGTGCTTAACAACCAGCAGTTTAATAGTTTCGGAAGCCCCGAAATTACTTCATATTACTACCTATCGTTTACTTATGGACAACGCTAA
- a CDS encoding VPS10 domain-containing protein encodes MHTRNSQSLHLRRHVMLLISALFITVCSYGQKIDFSQVESMKPRNIGPAGMSGRVTSIDVVRNNPEIIYAGSASGGLWKSESGGVAWEPIFDGNLALSIGAVAVSQKNPDVVWVGTGEGNPRNSLTGGYGVYRSLDAGKTWKLMGLEKTRNVHRIIIHPDDPNTVYIGAIGSPWGDHEERGVYKTTDGGETWNKILYIDQMTGVGDMVMDPANPDKILVNMWQHRRKPWFFTSGGPSSGLFLTVDGGKNWTKQSAKENGLPEGDLGRMGLAFATNNPNRVYAIIESKKNALYRSDNGGVNWTMVNDKSEIGNRPFYYFDIYVDPKNENRLYSIFTNVNVSEDGGKSFSGLIGRGLIHVDNHALYINPDNPKYMILGNDGGMAITRDMGKTWQFVENLALGQYYHINVDNEIPYNVYGGLQDNGSWTGPAYAWTRGGLRNDYYHSIGGGDGFDVVPDPDDSRFGYSMSQQGNVNLYDKVTGRSKSVKPIHPDPNVRLRFNWNAAIAQDPFDNSTIYFGSQFVHKSTDKGGSWDVISPDLTTNDPEKQKQHLSGGITIDATGAENYTTILAIEPSPTEQGVIWAGTDDGNVQITRDGGNSWTNVSKNIKGVPAGSWVAQIKASKYNNGEAVAVINNYRRFDFEPYLMRTKNYGKSWENLASGKDVFGYALSYIQDPVEPNLLFFGTEHGLYISIDGAKNWSKFNNGYPSVSTMDLVIQERESDLVIGTFGRAIWVLDDIKPLRVMAKKGHDKVIADAVSIVPPNTAYITSSRSASGPANPGNATFEGTNRPSGSAVIKFFAKKPDTPQGNGRPGNNAEAIANRRAALARAEGGAGGRFPGGGGRGGRAGRAGARGPQAQIEISDLNGNVVRKISSQVEDGLNQAFWRFDEDPPADTEQPALPAGIPARFARNFRASGAPILPGTYNVKVTVGDKSESSQIEVKMDPRAEVPMEILVARRDMIRKANKMVNESTKMSSKITRDMQTVDKVIAALQGKRGRDVAALRTKTNAVKEEMQGLAKLIGAGGGFRRGGDPNEPTPLRTRAFGLTRSISGSYDMPGRTQEMLMKQFQDQMDELKTKMDAWYAENWDAFLAEVKKVDFSPIGN; translated from the coding sequence ATGCATACTAGAAATTCACAAAGCCTACACTTAAGGCGCCATGTGATGCTGCTTATTTCAGCACTTTTCATCACAGTCTGTTCTTACGGACAAAAAATCGACTTTAGTCAAGTAGAATCCATGAAACCCCGCAATATCGGTCCAGCTGGTATGAGTGGAAGGGTTACCTCCATTGACGTAGTCAGAAATAATCCAGAAATTATTTATGCCGGTTCTGCTTCTGGTGGACTTTGGAAGTCAGAAAGTGGAGGTGTGGCGTGGGAGCCAATTTTCGATGGCAATTTAGCCCTTTCGATCGGGGCTGTGGCTGTTTCGCAGAAGAACCCAGATGTCGTTTGGGTCGGAACAGGAGAAGGAAATCCTAGAAATAGTTTAACCGGAGGTTATGGTGTTTACCGAAGCCTTGACGCGGGTAAAACATGGAAGTTGATGGGGCTTGAAAAGACCAGAAACGTTCACCGAATTATCATTCATCCAGACGATCCAAATACCGTTTACATTGGTGCTATTGGCTCTCCGTGGGGCGATCATGAAGAAAGAGGTGTTTACAAGACAACCGATGGTGGCGAAACGTGGAATAAGATTCTCTATATCGATCAAATGACGGGTGTAGGAGACATGGTTATGGATCCTGCTAATCCAGATAAAATCTTGGTAAATATGTGGCAACACCGCAGAAAGCCATGGTTCTTTACTTCTGGTGGACCGAGTTCAGGGCTTTTTCTCACTGTTGATGGCGGTAAAAATTGGACAAAACAATCTGCCAAAGAAAACGGGTTGCCAGAAGGCGATTTGGGCAGGATGGGACTGGCTTTTGCCACGAATAACCCGAATCGCGTTTATGCGATCATTGAATCTAAGAAGAACGCTCTCTATCGCTCCGATAATGGCGGTGTGAATTGGACGATGGTTAACGATAAATCAGAGATTGGAAACCGCCCATTCTATTACTTTGATATTTATGTAGACCCGAAAAACGAAAACAGACTGTACAGCATTTTCACCAACGTAAATGTCAGTGAGGATGGCGGTAAGTCATTTTCTGGCTTGATTGGTCGCGGATTGATTCACGTAGATAACCATGCACTTTATATCAACCCAGATAATCCGAAATATATGATCCTAGGTAATGACGGGGGTATGGCGATCACTCGCGACATGGGTAAAACTTGGCAGTTTGTTGAGAATTTAGCCCTCGGACAGTATTATCACATTAATGTCGATAATGAGATTCCTTACAACGTTTATGGCGGTTTACAAGATAATGGTAGCTGGACAGGGCCAGCATACGCTTGGACTCGCGGTGGTTTAAGAAACGATTATTATCATTCAATTGGCGGAGGCGATGGTTTTGATGTAGTTCCCGATCCAGATGATTCTAGGTTCGGTTATTCCATGTCTCAGCAGGGTAATGTAAATCTTTATGACAAAGTTACAGGGCGATCTAAATCTGTTAAACCAATCCATCCTGATCCAAATGTGAGACTAAGATTCAATTGGAATGCGGCTATAGCACAAGATCCTTTTGATAACAGCACGATTTATTTCGGGAGCCAGTTTGTACATAAGAGTACCGATAAAGGAGGTAGCTGGGATGTGATTTCTCCAGATTTGACAACAAACGATCCTGAGAAACAGAAACAGCATTTAAGCGGAGGTATCACAATTGATGCCACTGGTGCAGAAAACTACACGACTATTCTCGCGATAGAGCCTAGCCCGACCGAGCAAGGTGTGATTTGGGCTGGTACAGATGACGGTAATGTTCAAATCACCAGAGACGGTGGAAATTCTTGGACCAATGTATCTAAGAACATAAAGGGTGTACCAGCGGGAAGCTGGGTGGCGCAGATTAAGGCATCTAAGTATAATAATGGGGAGGCCGTAGCTGTGATTAATAATTACAGAAGGTTCGATTTTGAGCCTTATTTGATGAGAACCAAGAACTATGGTAAGTCTTGGGAGAATTTGGCTAGTGGGAAAGATGTTTTCGGGTATGCTTTGTCATACATTCAAGATCCAGTCGAGCCGAACTTACTGTTCTTTGGTACCGAGCACGGACTATATATTTCAATTGACGGTGCTAAGAATTGGTCTAAATTCAACAATGGCTACCCTAGTGTTTCTACCATGGATTTGGTGATTCAAGAACGCGAAAGTGACCTTGTCATTGGTACTTTTGGTAGAGCCATTTGGGTACTTGATGACATCAAGCCACTAAGAGTAATGGCGAAAAAAGGACATGATAAAGTTATAGCAGATGCAGTTAGCATCGTGCCGCCAAATACGGCTTACATTACCAGTTCTAGATCGGCTAGTGGTCCTGCAAATCCAGGTAACGCTACTTTTGAAGGTACAAACAGGCCGTCAGGATCGGCAGTGATTAAGTTTTTTGCTAAGAAACCTGATACCCCACAAGGAAACGGCAGACCGGGTAATAATGCAGAAGCTATTGCCAATCGACGAGCAGCTTTGGCACGTGCTGAAGGCGGAGCTGGTGGTAGATTCCCTGGTGGTGGCGGTAGAGGAGGCAGAGCCGGTAGAGCTGGCGCAAGAGGACCTCAAGCCCAAATCGAAATATCCGATCTTAATGGAAATGTGGTTAGAAAGATTTCTTCACAAGTAGAAGATGGTTTGAATCAGGCTTTCTGGCGATTTGATGAAGATCCACCAGCTGATACAGAGCAACCAGCACTACCAGCAGGCATTCCGGCAAGATTTGCCAGAAACTTTAGAGCAAGCGGTGCACCAATTTTACCAGGCACTTACAATGTGAAGGTGACAGTAGGTGACAAGAGCGAGTCAAGTCAAATTGAAGTGAAAATGGACCCAAGAGCTGAAGTGCCAATGGAAATATTAGTAGCGAGAAGGGATATGATTCGTAAGGCCAATAAAATGGTTAACGAGTCGACAAAAATGAGCTCTAAAATCACCAGAGATATGCAAACAGTAGATAAGGTGATTGCAGCACTTCAAGGTAAAAGAGGAAGAGATGTAGCGGCACTAAGAACAAAAACCAACGCCGTAAAAGAAGAGATGCAAGGATTGGCTAAGCTAATTGGTGCAGGTGGTGGATTTAGAAGAGGAGGAGACCCTAACGAGCCAACTCCACTTAGAACACGTGCCTTTGGGTTAACCAGAAGCATTAGTGGCTCTTATGATATGCCGGGTAGAACTCAAGAAATGCTTATGAAGCAATTCCAAGATCAAATGGATGAGTTGAAGACAAAAATGGACGCTTGGTACGCTGAGAACTGGGATGCATTCTTAGCTGAAGTTAAAAAGGTAGATTTCTCGCCAATCGGGAATTAA
- a CDS encoding amidase family protein yields the protein MKKSILLLLIFVYACGPGEPKTVIAPWVPYDQADIIAANAEHRSSRMRYKRVQSTFKDRNDMWAAAADQIAYFSEEEYQELKPLILERDIPSLQASVKNGELTYEKIAQWYLFRIVHFENDKEKSLNNMISINPNLVKEARLKDKNRSANDHPIYGIPVILKDNIGTDELPTTAGSYALKDNNAPDAFITAKIKSSGGLILGKANLSEWANFYCSGCPNGFSTAGGQTLNPYGPMEFDTGGSSSGSGSTIAANYAPVAVGTETSGSILSPSSSNSLVGLKPTVGLLSRGGIVPLSSTLDTPGPMTKNVIDNAILLSAMTGEDPRDAATKDNPKDKRYWEDLTEGSLEGIRFGVVKNYLQDSVYKYNTEKIAELGGVLVEFEFERTRLNGFINLLNGDMKEDMVHYFADYASDNIPFESMDDLVAFNKMDSAIAMPYGQGLFEGVVNETTAGDDLVALRKNLKETGIKYFEGPMQEHQLDVILSINNFGAGFAAAAHYPCLTVPMGYLATGQPRGLTFIGRSFEEDKLLKLAYAFEKGTKSRIIPSDYN from the coding sequence ATGAAAAAAAGTATCCTCCTTCTACTGATCTTTGTTTATGCATGTGGACCAGGCGAACCCAAGACGGTAATAGCCCCGTGGGTGCCTTACGACCAGGCCGATATCATAGCGGCCAATGCGGAACACCGATCGTCACGAATGCGCTACAAAAGGGTACAATCTACCTTCAAGGATAGAAATGACATGTGGGCGGCAGCAGCCGATCAAATTGCATACTTCTCCGAGGAAGAGTACCAAGAATTAAAGCCATTGATTCTAGAGCGGGATATTCCTTCGCTACAAGCCTCGGTCAAAAACGGTGAATTAACTTATGAGAAAATCGCTCAGTGGTATCTCTTTAGAATTGTACACTTTGAAAATGATAAAGAGAAGTCTTTGAATAATATGATCTCCATCAATCCTAATTTGGTGAAAGAGGCGCGTTTGAAAGATAAAAACCGATCGGCTAACGATCACCCAATTTATGGCATCCCGGTGATCCTGAAAGACAATATTGGCACCGACGAATTACCGACAACAGCTGGTAGCTACGCATTAAAAGACAATAATGCACCAGATGCATTTATAACGGCCAAAATCAAATCAAGTGGTGGACTTATCCTTGGCAAAGCCAATTTAAGTGAGTGGGCAAACTTTTATTGTTCTGGCTGTCCCAACGGCTTTAGTACAGCTGGAGGTCAGACTTTGAACCCTTATGGACCAATGGAATTTGACACTGGAGGCTCAAGCTCAGGAAGCGGCTCGACGATCGCGGCCAACTACGCCCCGGTGGCCGTGGGTACGGAAACCTCAGGATCCATCCTATCGCCATCTAGTTCCAACTCTTTAGTTGGTTTGAAACCAACGGTTGGGCTATTAAGCCGTGGTGGAATAGTACCGTTGTCAAGTACACTGGACACGCCTGGCCCGATGACCAAAAACGTGATCGATAATGCCATTCTCCTCTCTGCTATGACGGGAGAAGACCCGAGAGACGCAGCAACAAAAGACAATCCAAAAGACAAAAGATATTGGGAAGACTTGACGGAAGGGAGTCTTGAGGGTATCAGGTTTGGGGTAGTTAAAAACTATCTGCAAGATTCCGTTTATAAATATAATACTGAGAAAATAGCTGAATTGGGAGGTGTTTTGGTTGAATTTGAGTTTGAACGAACTCGTTTAAATGGTTTTATCAACTTGCTCAATGGAGACATGAAAGAAGACATGGTACACTACTTTGCTGATTATGCATCAGATAACATACCGTTTGAATCAATGGACGATTTAGTGGCTTTCAATAAAATGGATAGCGCGATCGCCATGCCATACGGACAAGGTTTATTCGAAGGTGTAGTCAATGAAACCACAGCAGGAGACGACTTAGTAGCGCTCAGAAAAAACCTAAAAGAAACGGGTATCAAGTACTTCGAAGGTCCCATGCAAGAGCATCAGTTGGACGTAATCTTATCAATTAACAATTTCGGTGCTGGATTTGCTGCTGCCGCTCACTATCCATGCTTGACAGTACCAATGGGATACCTAGCCACTGGCCAGCCGAGAGGTTTAACGTTTATTGGTCGTTCATTTGAAGAAGATAAACTTCTGAAATTGGCCTATGCTTTTGAAAAAGGAACAAAATCGAGAATTATTCCATCGGATTATAACTAA
- a CDS encoding acyltransferase family protein yields MIHTTLKAQRLHAMDALRAIMMLLGVILHTTEIYSLGDDPYWPKDPTSSHRSMNFIFGIIHIFRMPIFFMIAGFFGALLYFEKGPQAMLKNRVSRILFPFIVFLLLIHPIIISVWRYTSTIFDVKVASVMSTYSFLPSITYHLWFLYYLVIITLFALFIAIFLKKLPKFANRLALTIDWLMNRRLVFTTVFSVLTFLMLVWMWDTWITTSLSFIPNVPVLVAYSMFYALGWALFKSMNVLYSYMKYDWLFTILAVVIFSLRFFFRPYVSDVLYGAINAIIIWFFVFGIIGLFIRYASRYSYKMRYISDASYWVYLVHLPLVTLFAGLIAQLAVPAFIKFLIVIMLTSGVCFASYHYLVRRTFIGKFLNGKKYK; encoded by the coding sequence ATGATCCACACAACTCTGAAGGCTCAAAGGCTACACGCAATGGATGCATTAAGGGCAATCATGATGCTACTCGGAGTGATACTCCATACAACAGAAATATATAGTCTTGGAGATGATCCATATTGGCCAAAAGACCCTACTTCAAGCCATAGGTCTATGAATTTCATTTTTGGCATCATTCATATCTTCAGAATGCCAATATTCTTTATGATCGCTGGATTCTTTGGTGCATTGCTTTATTTTGAAAAAGGGCCTCAAGCGATGTTAAAAAATAGAGTATCAAGAATTCTATTTCCTTTCATTGTATTCTTGTTATTGATTCACCCGATAATCATTTCAGTTTGGAGATACACATCAACAATTTTCGATGTGAAAGTGGCAAGTGTCATGTCCACTTACAGTTTTTTACCTAGTATTACCTATCATTTGTGGTTTCTTTATTACCTAGTAATTATCACACTATTTGCACTGTTCATTGCCATATTCTTAAAGAAGCTGCCAAAATTCGCCAATAGGTTAGCCCTGACGATTGATTGGCTAATGAATAGGCGGTTAGTCTTCACGACCGTCTTTTCCGTACTGACTTTTCTAATGCTTGTATGGATGTGGGATACCTGGATTACGACATCATTATCGTTTATTCCCAATGTCCCTGTCTTGGTGGCCTATAGTATGTTTTATGCTTTGGGCTGGGCACTTTTTAAATCAATGAATGTTCTTTATTCCTACATGAAGTACGACTGGTTGTTTACTATTTTAGCTGTAGTCATATTCTCTCTTAGGTTCTTTTTTAGGCCATATGTTAGTGATGTCCTTTATGGTGCTATAAATGCCATAATCATATGGTTCTTTGTGTTTGGTATCATTGGTTTGTTTATCAGGTACGCCAGTCGGTATTCCTATAAAATGCGATATATATCGGACGCTTCTTATTGGGTTTATTTAGTCCACTTACCACTCGTTACCCTCTTTGCAGGATTAATTGCTCAACTCGCCGTTCCAGCCTTTATTAAATTTCTCATCGTAATAATGCTAACGAGCGGAGTATGTTTTGCTAGTTATCATTATTTGGTCAGAAGAACTTTTATTGGGAAGTTTCTGAATGGCAAAAAGTACAAGTAA
- a CDS encoding LytTR family DNA-binding domain-containing protein → MTSKTLSSSFYRYKSKSKSLSIRLFKFFKWRWISILLLGITANTLVNVIFDYKYQRSLVSISLEEYINAIIAAFILLEGTRWISKKLDQRIPWKSGILKRLGWQLVLEMAFLMLLLNILVIGVTYLFYGGFYKIDELMVINLSMISMTLVFSMIDIGIFFYHDWKHSHKANNEDPIQLKKPIKISLGKSSHIVKQENIRTVTSESGSILIKTEEGRNLIYSDSLDTLMKQLDPDSFFRANRQTIISHSVVKSTRSLEYGKVEVTMLDSKHQTKTTIISRTKAAQFRKWLKLQIA, encoded by the coding sequence ATGACTTCGAAGACCCTTAGCTCCTCCTTTTACAGATATAAATCAAAATCCAAAAGCTTAAGTATACGCCTATTTAAGTTCTTCAAATGGCGCTGGATTAGCATTCTCTTGCTTGGTATAACAGCTAATACACTAGTCAACGTAATCTTTGATTACAAATACCAACGGTCTTTGGTATCGATCAGTCTTGAAGAATATATAAATGCCATAATTGCCGCTTTTATATTGTTGGAAGGTACCCGTTGGATTAGTAAAAAACTAGATCAACGTATTCCTTGGAAGTCAGGCATCTTAAAAAGGTTAGGATGGCAATTGGTATTAGAAATGGCATTTCTAATGCTCTTGCTGAACATTCTTGTAATCGGGGTTACCTACCTATTCTATGGTGGATTTTACAAGATAGATGAGCTTATGGTCATCAACCTTAGCATGATTTCGATGACACTCGTATTCTCCATGATTGATATCGGAATCTTCTTTTATCACGACTGGAAACATTCTCATAAAGCCAACAATGAAGATCCAATTCAACTTAAAAAACCAATAAAAATATCTCTAGGTAAATCAAGTCACATTGTGAAACAAGAGAACATTCGAACCGTGACAAGTGAATCAGGGTCTATTTTAATCAAGACTGAAGAAGGACGGAACTTAATCTACTCCGATTCTTTAGACACACTAATGAAGCAGCTCGATCCTGATTCCTTCTTTAGAGCTAATAGACAAACCATAATCAGTCACTCGGTAGTAAAGAGTACTAGGTCTTTAGAATACGGTAAGGTCGAAGTCACAATGCTTGACAGTAAGCACCAAACAAAGACAACCATTATCAGCAGAACAAAGGCAGCACAGTTTCGAAAGTGGCTAAAGCTTCAAATTGCCTAA